GCATAAATCAACCTCTTTTAAATAATTTTATAATCCTCATAGCTAATGGCAGTAAACCAATTAACATGAAAAAGGCAATCACATTAAGCTTATTTTTGAAAAAGAGGCTGGCCAAATTCCTTTCCATGCCTGCTGCTGTTTCTTTTTCCATGAGTTCTTTAAACTCTTTATCATAGACCTGATCAACAAAAATAAACTTAGTGCCAGTCAACAATCCAACTCCAAGCCAGATAATTAAAAAATAAGCTAATCCAATCATTTGTTCCCTCCCTATATCGAACGAAATTTGCTATTCTTAAATATGTTGAATAAATTATGTGGGTGATCTTGTGGAAGAGAAATATGAAACAAACGGGTATGATACTACTATCGTTTATGATTACAAAGAGTATCCTGATGTAAAATACGGCCGCTGCGACAATTGTGATTACACTTTATTCAAAAGCTCTGTGAAGAGTGGAATTTTCTTGCGCGAGTGTCGGCGATGCGGTATGAAAAAGAGCATTTAGTTCAATGCTCTTTTCAGTAAAATTCTGTGCCTATTTCATAAATTTTAATAGTAGGAACAACTGCTTCACCATCAAAAGTTTCGATAGTCTCCTTTCCAATCGCAGTTGCTTTAACACCAACAAGAACAGATCTTTTTTCAGAAGTGCCTGCTTCAATTTGCTTTTTTAATTCCCAGGTTATACTCCCAACATCACTTTTCACAGTTTTTTTCCCAATATAACATTTTATAATGCCTTTGTTTGCATCTCTTAAAAGAAAATAAGGGTTAGCCAATTTAAGATGTCGCCACTCTGACATCCATAGATAACCTAACAAATAAAAAGCATGACCAAGTTTTTCATTTTCAATATCATTAATTAATTTCCCTCGATCCTGTATCCAGTAAAGAACACACTGATCTTTCAATTCTCCATATATCTTTCTTTGAATCTCCTTATCATATGCAGCAAGTTCTTTTTTCAAAGTAAAGAAAGATCTCACGCTAATAAGCTTTTGAATATAAGGTTTAGTATGTTCCTTTATTGACTTATTTACAGTTACAGCGGCATGATTGGAAATTACAGTATTAGAAGTCCCCCTATTATTAAAATAAGTTTGCTCTTCTTCTAGTGGCACAACCCACTTTACCTCATCGTATTTTGTCCTTTTTTCATTTACTTCAATTACATCCACATATTCATCAGGAATTAGATAACTACAACCATTTATATGGTTGTTTGGTTCACCGTTTGGTAGTCTCCGCAAAAAGAAATATGGTTTAGGATTCTTACCACAACCCTTATTATGACTTAATTTAGCGTTACAATTTGTATTTGGACAATAAAAAACTTGGCTTCTATCCTTCATTATTTTTGTGACATCTCTTGCATAAATCGATTTTAAAGTTCCATTTACCTTTATAAGTGCTTTTTGAATTGATCTTCCTCTCCCCATTGTAGTTACTTACCTCCATTTAATTTTCTTTTAATTACGAATGAGGATGGGAAAAGTTTCAAACTTCTTTATAAAACACTTCTTTCATCTTGATTCTTTATGCTCTCAATTCCGTAAGAATATAGAATCCCAGAACCAATAAATTAAAGCTGCAACAATGCTCATAATGTAATAATTTAAGCTTTTTAGCACAGCAAGAGCACTTGTTGGATTAGTCACAACAAAGAACGTTAACGCAGCTACAAAAGCTATTACGATGTAAATAATAAGATTAAGAAAATTAAACTTTCTGACCCTTCTTCTTAGCAACACTTGCAAAGGGACGGCAAACACCAAGTAAGTGATTAAAGCGTAAAATGCAATGATGGCAATTGTGACTAATGCTATTGCCATAAAACCAGAGTAAACAAACAGATACAGACCAAAGATTAGACCAAATGACAAACTTGAAAACGCTAGAGTATAAACATAACTGTTTAACGCTTTTTGATTGAGGCTTAAATCAGCACCTCCGCTTGTTTCACATTTCCCTTTAAAATCGTAGTTTTATTTAGTCTTGAGAAAGTTTGTCAAAATCTCTTTCTTTCATTTCAGGTAAAGTTAGATTAATCCCTAACATATTTATTAATTCTTGTACATATCTTTTAATTGCAAGCATATCAAATGGAAAATCGAAATCAAATTCCTCTTTAACGCTTAGAATATCCATTGAATACGAACAATTATGCTTCATACCCAAAAGATCATCATTAAAGCTTAGTACATCTTTATATGATTGATCAGATAACTCAAAGTGAGTAACTAAATAAACACTAATATGGTTACCACCTTGAGAATCAAAATCCTCTAATCTTTCCTCAAGTACTAATAAAAATGCAGATCTCTCATCATCACTTAAGACCAATTGAAAAAATTCTAAGTTTCTTAGTTTCAATAACCGTTTAAATCTTGTGTGTTGTGCCCTCATAATCTAATTCTGCCTTTCCTGGTATAAATCGTTTTAGAAAGAGTATTACATGTATTTATATTCTTCTACCCAGTTGTGATATTTTTCATAAAGTGGACGTATTCGTTTGAAATCAAGAGCTATGACTTCACATCCTCGGTCATCATAGATAAAGAAAATAATGTCTTTTGTAATGTTCACAAAGAAAACATCAGGGTAATCAATTGAGTAACCCCCGAATCTCGGTTTCAATGGAAAATCTTCATTACTGGCTGCTTTAAGTAGTTCAGTTACATGTAAGTCTCGAGGTTTGCATAACAAGGAAAATTGTTGCATCTCGTATTCTTCAGCTTCATCTATCTCAAAGGGGTAGGAATATGTCTTTACTTGAATTTGATTTAAATAATTTTTACACTTTAGAAACGGTTGATACACCTTCAATTTTTTTATAAATTTGTCGTTGGTTTTGTGCTTATACATATTCGTCACAAGGAATATGTCATCGTTTTGTTCAAATAATTCATTGAAAATGGTTGAGATTTGCTCATATACAAACCGAAATCTCTTAAGATTCAATTCTTCATTCTCTTTGAGTTGGTAAATATTTTCCCCAAGACACAAATGGATTCCTATGCTCCATTGATTATAGATGCTAGGAATTAATTCGAGTCTTGGAAACCTTTCCTCCATATACCCCATTAAATTCATTCACACATTCTCACTTTCGGTTAATCGAATAGCAATTTTTTGAATCACTCGCTTTTTGCCTTCCTATAACAATTAAAAATTATGGAATAACAGGAGTGTTTCATTTAAATGTCAACATACTCTTTTTTGATAAAAGAATGATTTTATAGTGATTTTATTTTTGTACTCTAATTGCTTCATTCACATAATTGTTTTTTGAAATGATACGTCTCTGCTCTCCATCTTCCTGTTTTCATTGGTTTGCCTTGATTAGTTTTAACCGCCTTTATTTAGATTGGAAAAC
The Bacillus vallismortis genome window above contains:
- a CDS encoding DUF3885 domain-containing protein, which translates into the protein MNLMGYMEERFPRLELIPSIYNQWSIGIHLCLGENIYQLKENEELNLKRFRFVYEQISTIFNELFEQNDDIFLVTNMYKHKTNDKFIKKLKVYQPFLKCKNYLNQIQVKTYSYPFEIDEAEEYEMQQFSLLCKPRDLHVTELLKAASNEDFPLKPRFGGYSIDYPDVFFVNITKDIIFFIYDDRGCEVIALDFKRIRPLYEKYHNWVEEYKYM